A region from the Janthinobacterium agaricidamnosum genome encodes:
- a CDS encoding TonB-dependent receptor, producing MRLTLFAAAAMALCQAQAAELAHPANLEPAYDLPTVIITGSMPLPTVERPRDAFAAPVQTASAQQIAGSGALDISAFLRRNLGSVYVNEVQNNPFQPDVSYRGYTASPLLGTPQGLSVYLDGMRLNQPFGDVVSWDLIPRMAIASLTLMPGSNPLFGLNTLGGALALQTKDGKSNPGTAVEARLGSHQRRAVEVEHGGSHASGWHWYATGNRFKEDGWRDDSPSDVRQLFGKLGWSDARTDIAVTVAHADNALTGNGLQEQRMLARDYRSVYTKPDLTENRSTLLNLTGKHQAGAGLLLSGNVYYRKIDTHTFNGDLNDESLDQSVYQPGAAERAALAAAGYTGFPASGANASNTPFPKWRCIGNVLLNDEPAEKCNGMLNRSHTQQENYGLSGQFTALADLAGQRHAVTVGAAFDASHATFRQTSQFGYLNPDRSITPVDFFADGTEIDDDGTPVDNRVDLSGRMRTWSVYASDSMALNQALTLTISGRYNRSTVRNRDAITPGGGSGSLDGDHRFSRFNPAIGLAYAPADGVSAYLGYNEGSRTPTAIELGCADPDNPCRLPNAMAGDPPLKQVVTKTWEAGLRGKLADVARWSAGVFRAENHDDILFVADNQAGFGYFKNFGKTRHQGVELAAGGKAGALDFGVNYTWLQATYQSRELVNGSANSSSDAQAPGLEGNIVITPGNRIPLTPSHIFKAHVDYQGGRDWTVGLAMTAVSSSYARGNENNRHQAGGPAYLGAGKSGGYAVVELNGNVQLTPRLSVFAQVNNLFDRQYATAAQLGATGFDANGNFAARPLPAVNGDYPMVNATFYAAGAPRSVNAGLRYAF from the coding sequence ATGAGACTGACCTTATTCGCGGCCGCCGCCATGGCGCTGTGCCAGGCGCAAGCCGCCGAGCTTGCCCATCCTGCCAACCTGGAGCCGGCGTACGATTTGCCCACCGTCATTATCACGGGCAGCATGCCGCTGCCCACCGTGGAGCGGCCGCGCGATGCCTTTGCCGCGCCCGTGCAGACGGCCAGCGCGCAGCAGATCGCCGGCAGCGGCGCGCTCGATATCTCCGCCTTCCTGCGCCGCAACCTGGGCAGCGTCTATGTGAACGAGGTGCAGAACAACCCCTTCCAGCCCGACGTCAGCTACCGCGGCTACACGGCCTCGCCCCTGCTGGGCACGCCGCAAGGACTTTCCGTGTACCTCGACGGCATGCGGCTGAACCAGCCGTTTGGCGATGTCGTCAGCTGGGATTTGATCCCGCGCATGGCCATCGCCTCGCTGACCCTGATGCCAGGCTCGAACCCCCTGTTCGGCCTGAATACCCTGGGCGGCGCGCTGGCCCTGCAGACCAAGGATGGCAAGAGCAATCCCGGCACAGCCGTCGAGGCGCGCCTGGGTTCGCATCAGCGGCGCGCCGTCGAGGTCGAACATGGCGGCAGCCATGCCAGCGGCTGGCACTGGTATGCGACGGGCAACCGTTTCAAGGAAGACGGCTGGCGCGACGATTCCCCGTCCGACGTGCGCCAGTTGTTTGGCAAGCTGGGCTGGAGCGATGCGCGCACGGACATCGCCGTCACCGTGGCCCACGCGGACAATGCGTTGACGGGCAACGGCTTGCAGGAGCAGCGCATGCTGGCGCGCGATTACCGCAGCGTCTACACCAAGCCGGACCTGACGGAAAACAGGTCGACCCTGCTGAACCTGACGGGCAAGCACCAGGCCGGCGCCGGCCTGCTCTTGTCCGGCAATGTGTACTACCGCAAGATCGACACGCACACGTTCAATGGCGACCTGAACGACGAGTCGCTCGACCAGTCCGTCTACCAGCCCGGCGCGGCCGAGCGGGCGGCCCTGGCGGCGGCCGGCTACACGGGCTTTCCCGCCAGCGGGGCGAACGCGTCGAATACGCCTTTCCCGAAGTGGCGCTGCATCGGCAACGTGCTGCTGAACGATGAACCGGCCGAAAAATGCAACGGCATGCTCAACCGCAGCCATACGCAGCAGGAAAACTATGGTTTGTCGGGTCAGTTCACGGCGCTGGCCGACCTGGCCGGGCAGCGCCACGCCGTCACGGTCGGCGCCGCCTTCGATGCCAGCCACGCCACGTTTCGCCAGACCAGCCAGTTCGGCTATCTGAACCCGGACCGCAGCATCACGCCCGTCGACTTCTTTGCCGACGGTACGGAAATCGACGACGACGGCACGCCCGTCGACAACCGCGTCGACTTGAGCGGGCGCATGCGCACGTGGAGCGTGTATGCGAGCGACAGCATGGCGCTGAATCAAGCATTGACCTTGACCATCTCCGGCCGCTACAACCGCAGCACCGTGCGCAACCGCGACGCCATCACGCCCGGCGGCGGCAGCGGCTCGCTCGATGGCGACCACCGTTTCAGCCGCTTCAATCCCGCCATCGGTCTGGCCTATGCGCCGGCCGATGGCGTGAGCGCCTATCTCGGCTACAACGAAGGCAGCCGCACGCCGACGGCCATCGAACTCGGCTGCGCCGACCCGGACAACCCGTGCCGCCTGCCCAACGCCATGGCGGGCGATCCGCCCTTGAAACAGGTCGTCACCAAGACGTGGGAAGCGGGTCTGCGCGGCAAGCTCGCCGACGTGGCCCGCTGGAGCGCCGGCGTGTTCCGCGCGGAAAACCACGACGATATCCTGTTCGTGGCCGACAATCAGGCCGGTTTCGGCTACTTCAAGAATTTCGGCAAGACGCGCCACCAGGGCGTGGAACTGGCGGCGGGTGGCAAGGCCGGTGCGCTGGACTTCGGCGTTAACTACACGTGGCTGCAGGCGACGTATCAAAGCCGGGAGCTCGTCAACGGCAGCGCCAACAGCAGCAGCGATGCGCAGGCGCCCGGCCTGGAAGGCAATATCGTCATCACGCCCGGCAACCGGATACCGCTGACACCGAGCCATATCTTCAAGGCGCACGTGGACTATCAGGGCGGACGCGACTGGACGGTGGGCCTGGCCATGACGGCCGTGTCGAGTTCCTACGCGCGCGGCAATGAAAACAACCGGCACCAGGCGGGCGGCCCGGCCTACCTGGGCGCGGGCAAGAGCGGCGGCTACGCCGTGGTGGAGCTGAACGGCAACGTCCAGCTGACGCCACGGCTCAGCGTGTTCGCCCAGGTGAATAATCTGTTCGACCGCCAGTACGCGACGGCGGCGCAACTGGGCGCCACGGGCTTCGACGCCAACGGCAATTTTGCCGCCCGGCCATTGCCCGCCGTGAACGGCGACTATCCGATGGTCAACGCGACGTTCTATGCGGCCGGCGCGCCGCGCAGCGTGAATGCGGGTCTGCGCTACGCGTTTTAA
- a CDS encoding response regulator transcription factor: MTPIRVMLVDDHPVVRTGYRRLLEQGGDIAVVAEAGNGETAYALYQEHAPDVCVTDLSMPGIGGLELLRKLLARDAGARVLVFTMHDTPQLIARALDGGACGFVSKQADPEHLVDAVRAAHAGRRYLDPHSVPGVLHGTARMEAQRLSSLSQREFEIFRLLAEGRSAADCARLLHLSSKTVANHQTCIKEKLDVPGPAALVHLALRNGVIEHVQP; the protein is encoded by the coding sequence ATGACCCCGATCCGCGTGATGCTGGTCGACGACCACCCGGTGGTGCGCACGGGCTACCGGCGGCTGCTGGAACAGGGCGGCGACATCGCCGTCGTGGCCGAGGCCGGCAATGGCGAAACGGCGTATGCCCTGTACCAGGAGCACGCGCCCGACGTCTGCGTGACGGATTTGTCCATGCCCGGCATCGGCGGCCTGGAATTGCTGCGCAAGCTGCTCGCGCGCGACGCAGGCGCGCGCGTGCTCGTGTTTACCATGCACGACACGCCGCAGCTGATCGCGCGTGCGTTGGACGGCGGCGCCTGCGGCTTCGTCAGCAAGCAGGCCGACCCGGAACACCTGGTCGACGCCGTGCGCGCGGCCCACGCGGGCCGGCGCTACCTCGATCCGCACAGCGTACCTGGCGTGCTGCACGGTACGGCCCGCATGGAAGCGCAGCGTTTGAGCAGCCTGAGCCAGCGCGAATTCGAAATCTTCCGCCTGCTGGCCGAAGGCCGCAGCGCCGCCGACTGCGCCCGCCTGCTGCACCTGAGCAGCAAGACGGTGGCCAACCACCAGACCTGCATAAAGGAAAAGCTCGACGTGCCCGGCCCCGCAGCCCTCGTGCACCTGGCGCTGCGCAATGGCGTCATCGAGCACGTCCAGCCTTAA
- a CDS encoding histidine kinase: MEHYQLAGSGRAGTRPARRILVCCALALAFFLLAARLDLAERLTHALWRQERWQLDELALSLLLLTLALAGFAVRRGRQVALLLAQNRALTQRLLRAQEEERCALARELHDEVGQDCTAIRAAASYILRARDGDQANVQACAASIARSSEALHAMVRTMLRRLRPPVLDSLGLAPALQALCDSWAQQHGIACHFAPHAVPASLDDCTATAVYRLVQEGLTNVARHAGADRATVELRADAHGVLHLAIEDNGQGFGPDRTPADGFGMLGMRERVAGLRGHIRWISALGNGLRIEVAMPLAAGAA; the protein is encoded by the coding sequence ATGGAACACTACCAACTGGCCGGCAGCGGCCGCGCAGGCACGCGGCCGGCCCGGCGCATCCTCGTGTGCTGCGCGCTGGCACTGGCTTTTTTCCTGCTGGCCGCCAGGCTGGACCTGGCCGAACGGCTGACGCACGCGCTCTGGCGCCAGGAACGCTGGCAACTCGATGAACTGGCCCTGAGCCTGTTGCTGCTGACGCTGGCGCTGGCCGGCTTTGCCGTGCGGCGCGGACGCCAGGTGGCGCTGCTGCTGGCGCAAAACCGCGCCCTCACGCAGCGCCTGCTGCGCGCGCAGGAAGAGGAGCGCTGCGCGCTGGCGCGCGAGCTGCACGATGAAGTGGGACAGGACTGCACGGCCATCCGCGCCGCCGCCAGCTACATCCTGCGCGCGCGCGACGGCGACCAGGCGAACGTGCAGGCCTGCGCGGCCAGCATCGCCCGCTCGTCGGAAGCGCTGCATGCGATGGTGCGCACGATGCTGCGCCGGCTGCGTCCGCCCGTGCTCGACAGCCTGGGATTGGCGCCGGCCCTGCAGGCGCTGTGCGACAGCTGGGCCCAGCAGCACGGCATCGCCTGCCATTTCGCGCCGCACGCCGTCCCCGCCAGCCTCGACGACTGCACCGCCACCGCCGTCTACCGCCTGGTGCAGGAAGGCTTGACGAACGTGGCGCGCCACGCGGGCGCCGACCGTGCCACGGTGGAATTGCGCGCCGATGCGCACGGCGTGCTGCACCTGGCCATCGAAGACAATGGCCAGGGTTTTGGTCCGGATAGAACGCCAGCAGATGGCTTCGGCATGCTGGGCATGCGCGAGCGCGTGGCCGGCCTGCGCGGCCATATCCGCTGGATCAGCGCGCTGGGCAACGGCTTGCGCATCGAAGTGGCGATGCCGCTGGCGGCCGGTGCGGCATGA